A part of Acropora palmata chromosome 6, jaAcrPala1.3, whole genome shotgun sequence genomic DNA contains:
- the LOC141884441 gene encoding gamma-aminobutyric acid receptor-associated protein yields the protein MKWEYKEEHPFEKRRAEGEKIRKKYPDRVPVIVEKAPKARIGDLDKKKYLVPSDLTVGQFYFLIRKRIHLRPEDALFFFVNNVIPPTSATMGQLYQEHHEEDFFLYIAYSDESVYGGLKN from the exons ATGAAATGGGAATACAAGGAAGAGCATCCTTTCGAAAAACGACGGGCTGAAGGAGAGAAGATACGCAAGAAATATCCCGATAGAGTTCCG GTTATTGTGGAAAAAGCCCCCAAAGCCAGGATAGGTGATTTGGACAAAAAGAAATACCTTGTTCCATCGGATCTGACag TTGGACAGTTCTACTTCCTTATTCGTAAAAGAATTCACTTGAGACCCGAGGATGCtttattcttttttgtcaacaatGTTATTCCACCAACCAGTGCTACGATGGGGCAACTCTACCAGGAACACCATGAGGAAGACTTCTTCCTTTACATAGCTTACAGTGATGAGAGTGTTTATGGGGgtctgaaaaattaa
- the LOC141884434 gene encoding G-protein coupled receptor 54-like isoform X1 → MGSQPNNNSFQSPTSQSADEQDDQRIKLIFLSLIISVGIIGNSLVIVVVKAIRGMRSTTNYLLVNVAVADIFALVFTIVHSIIRRSLSSYHSLSKFAQNLLCKFIITNTMTLVPFAATVLTLTLLAVERYRALVKPMTSSSRLTVDRIAYVITGIWSASFALVTPLFATIVYHPNVEGGAYYCNYGNAEGGIIIYIYCFVAILVLVPFLIIAFCYSRIIYCIFIKKTVFNNPSERQATQQEIIEKRRLVWLLVALTSIFFVAFTPYGIFLIMKQREENNDVIKELHYATQYLTLLNFSVNPFIYGFASSSYRRGYVFLLRKIACRNITTVDTIELREMQV, encoded by the coding sequence ATGGGATCCCAACCGAACAACAACTCTTTCCAATCGCCAACAAGCCAATCAGCGGACGAACAAGATGACCAAAGGATCAAATTGATTTTTCTAAGTCTCATCATTAGTGTTGGTATTATTGGTAACTCACTGGTTATTGTAGTGGTCAAGGCAATACGTGGAATGAGATCAACCACAAACTATCTCCTAGTAAATGTTGCTGTTGCGGATATCTTCGCACTGGTTTTCACGATTGTCCACTCAATAATTCGGCGAAGTCTCTCCTCTTACCATTCTCTCTCAAAGTTTGCTCAGAATTTACTTTGTAAGTTCATCATTACGAATACCATGACCTTGGTTCCGTTTGCAGCGACGGTGCTGACGTTAACGCTATTAGCTGTGGAAAGATACAGGGCTCTCGTAAAGCCGATGACATCATCCAGCAGACTTACCGTTGATAGGATTGCTTATGTCATCACAGGAATCTGGTCGGCTTCCTTTGCTCTTGTAACTCCGCTGTTCGCTACGATTGTATACCATCCGAACGTCGAAGGCGGCGCATACTACTGTAACTATGGCAATGCAGAGGGTGGAATAATCATCtacatttattgttttgtagcGATTCTTGTCCTTGTTCCCTTCCTTATcattgcattttgttattcgCGGATCATTTATTGTATATTCATCAAGAAAACAGTCTTTAATAATCCTTCCGAGAGACAAGCAACCCAGCAGGAAATCATAGAAAAGCGAAGGCTGGTGTGGCTTCTGGTAGCTCTGACCTCGATCTTTTTCGTGGCTTTCACTCcctatggaatttttctaatTATGAAACAGAGAGAAGAGAACAATGATGTAATTAAGGAACTGCATTACGCAACACAATATCTCACGCTTCTCAACTTTTCTGTGAATCCTTTTATCTACGgctttgcaagttcaagttatAGACGCGGCTATGTCTTTCTTCTCAGAAAAATTGCTTGCCGTAATATCACTACAGTGGACACCATTGAACTTCGTGAAATGCAGGTTTAG
- the LOC141884438 gene encoding uncharacterized protein LOC141884438, producing the protein MLPSPQARKWKKAQVEDQVDVRSYAIRTEDGRVLRRNQRHLKKYDPPPATHTPEVVVGPSKITVTAEGAVKDSEEPPIQPQQVSADVSTPPSSPIVPAPAPVEDPPVGVAAASRGSSRRQIKLPGRFKDFMMT; encoded by the coding sequence ATGCTACCTAGTCCCCAAGCTCGAAAGTGGAAGAAAGCTCAAGTTGAAGATCAAGTGGATGTGCGATCATACGCAATACGCACTGAAGACGGAAGAGTTTTGCGGAGAAACCAAAGACACCTAAAGAAGTACGATCCACCTCCAGCTACACACACTCCGGAAGTCGTGGTTGGGCCTTCAAAGATTACGGTTACAGCAGAAGGAGCGGTAAAGGACTCTGAGGAGCCTCCCATACAACCCCAACAAGTATCAGCAGATGTCTCTACTCCACCTTCGAGTCCAATAGTACCAGCACCAGCACCTGTGGAAGACCCACCTGTAGGAGTAGCCGCAGCGTCTAGGGGCTCGAGCAGACGTCAGATTAAGTTACCAGGTCGTTTCAAGGACTTTATGATGACCTAG
- the LOC141884434 gene encoding uncharacterized protein LOC141884434 isoform X2: MRVKRWSGIFTASKEGEEYEGKAGLRVPQPTVPPSAPDEALATPDLEDFKSEDVGTFPCLTFFHT; this comes from the exons ATGCGAGTGAAGAGGTGGTCAGGAATTTTCACTGCGTCAAAAGAAGGGGAGGAATACGAAGGGAAAGCTGGTCTTCGAG TTCCCCAACCTACTGTTCCTCCTAGCGCTCCAGATGAAGCATTAGCTACCCCAG ATCTGGAGGATTTCAAGTCAGAAGATGTGGGAACATTTCCTTGCCTAACATTTTTTCATACTTAG